A single Anopheles maculipalpis chromosome 3RL, idAnoMacuDA_375_x, whole genome shotgun sequence DNA region contains:
- the LOC126561706 gene encoding transcription factor 25 → MSYRILRKLQGNAELEIKEQIDEVSDGGDADYDTNSTSSQNRTNSKKQLNINRYDLLNQQQSLSESEVKEDDNDETEKDVADGPVSMHLAGEAKKRKKKKKKKTGKYISSSARRSSEDNADIEDEFTRTVKEVDKLFGNFPRDSDHPHHHHHHHSHHHQQSVGGDGKPVVGPVGAGLTAKSLLNVQHKNLNPQYEMKRMFGSKVVGDQQNKRRNARGASRLQKSTYLVNPKDSWPPVGKSGIYMNLVQAPEPTTSTSTTGPKAIFDKNVIYFAFEHSPSYRQVQQKFLDAVESMDSENIIHIINQYPYHVDSLIQLSELCKMTDDHAMASELIERALLALESSFHTMFSLTQGNCRLDYRRQENRALFITLFKHSQHLESRACSRTALEVAKLILSFDPINDPLAMILIVDYYAIRAKQYEWLVTLYEEWDATNNLSQLPNMAYSYAMALFHLKRPEAADKALQYALLMFPGVLRPLMDELSIQADSRVAGHNYFGPGAYNKSLVALQQLMSLYVCRSKLVWRDAELLPWLERNVNAVLDRVDAKEDVVAEYATKRSQRYANPPRQVLRHIVLSDFKEKVPLAQFIKKESDPMLMYDPLPPLDSINIYTRPTVTSSSSRLSNDPLHLFFQSLLPNFNAQAQPAPPAAAAQQPQQANNAAAGGAVAGPAAAGPAAAGPAAAAAAAAAAAAGAPDWDLGSMGAYSTTLVTIVEAMREFLSGIRALERPNDADVDEAESSEEDEPNDFLM, encoded by the exons ATGTCCTATCGCATTCTGCGCAAGCTGCAGGGCAATGCAGAGCTGGAGATAAAGGAACAGATCGATGAGGTGTCGGATGGTGGCGATGCCGATTACGAcaccaacagcaccagcagtcAGAACCGCACGAACAGCAAGAAGCAGCTTAACATCAATCGATACGATCTG CTAAACCAGCAACAGTCACTGTCGGAAAGTGAAGTCAAAGAGGACGATAACGATGAAACGGAAAAGGATGTAGCGGACGGGCCAGTCAGTATGCATCTAGCCGGCGAGGCGAAGAAgcgcaagaaaaagaagaagaagaagacgggCAAATACATCTCCAGCTCGGCACGGCGCAGCAGCGAGGACAATGCCGACATTGAGGATGAATTTACGCGCACGGTAAAGGAGGTGGACAAGCTGTTTGGCAATTTCCCGCGTGATTCGGATCaccctcatcatcatcatcatcaccattcgcaccaccatcagcagtcGGTCGGTGGTGATGGGAAGCCGGTGGTGGGACCGGTTGGTGCCGGCCTCACCGCTAAATCGTTGCTGAATGTGCAGCACAAAAATCTGAACCCGCAGTACGAGATGAAGCGCATGTTCGGCAGCAAGGTCGTCGGTGATCAACA GAACAAGCGACGCAATGCCCGCGGAGCATCCCGGCTGCAAAAGTCCACCTATCTGGTGAACCCGAAAGACTCCTGGCCCCCGGTGGGAAAGTCCGGCATCTATATGAACCTCGTGCAGGCACCGGAGCCAACCACCTCCACGTCCACCACCGGTCCGAAAGCGATCTTCGACAAGAACGTCATCTACTTCGCGTTCGAGCACAGTCCCTCGTACCGGCAGGTGCAGCAAAAGTTCCTCGACGCCGTGGAAAGCATGGACTCGGAGAACATCATTCACATTATCAATCAGTACCCGTACCACGTCGATTCGCTCATCCAGCTGAGCGAACTGTGCAAAATGACGGACGATCACGCGATGGCATCGGAACTGATCGAGCGGGCACTGCTCGCCCTCGAGTCGTCCTTTCACACCATGTTTAGCCTGACGCAGGGCAACTGCCGGTTGGACTATAGGCGGCAGGAAAATCGTGCACTGTTCATTACGCTTTTCAAACACTCGCAGCATCTAGAATCGAGAGCTTGCTCACGGACCGCACTGGAAGTTGCCAAACTGATACTCTCGTTCGATCCGATCAATGATCCACTGGCGATGATCCTGATCGTCGATTATTACGCGATTCGAGCGAAACAGTACGAGTGGTTGGTGACGCTCTACGAAGAATGGGACGCAACGAACAATCTATCCCAGCTACCGAACATGGCGTACTCGTACGCGATGGCGCTCTTCCATCTGAAGCGCCCGGAAGCGGCCGATAAAGCGTTGCAGTACGCGCTGCTAATGTTTCCGGGCGTTTTGCGTCCGCTGATGGATGAACTGTCGATACAGGCGGATAGCCGGGTGGCTGGCCACAATTACTTTGGACCGGGCGCGTACAATAAATCGTTGGTAGCGCTGCAGCAACTGATGTCGCTGTACGTTTGTCGCTCGAAGTTGGTGTGGCGTGATGCGGAACTGTTGCCATGGTTGGAACGCAATGTGAATGCGGTACTGGATCGGGTCGATGCCAAAGAGGACGTTGTGGCAGAGTATGCAACCAAACGGAGTCAAAG GTATGCGAATCCACCACGGCAAGTGCTGCGCCATATTGTGCTGTCGGATTTTAAGGAAAAGGTTCCACTGGCTCAGTTTATTAAGAAGGAAAGTGATCCAATGCTGATGTACGACCCGCTGCCACCACTGGACTCGATCAACATTTACACCAG ACCTACCGTGACGTCGAGCAGCAGTCGCCTTTCAAACGATCCGCTGCATCTTTTCTTTCAATCACTGCTTCCCAACTTTAACGCTCAAGCCCAACCTGCTCCACCAGCAGCTGCTGCCCAACAACCACAGCAAGCTaataatgctgctgctggtggtgctgttgcCGGTCCTGCTGCCGCAGGtcccgctgctgctggccctgctgctgctgctgcagctgccgcagccgccgccgccggTGCCCCTGACTGGGACTTGGGCAGCATGGGCGCGTACAGCACTACGCTCGTCACGATCGTGGAAGCGATGCGCGAGTTTCTGTCCGGCATTCGTGCGCTCGAGCGACCAAACGATGCCGACGTGGACGAAGCGGAAAGCAGCGAAGAGGACGAACCGAACGATTTTCTGATGTAA